The Primulina huaijiensis isolate GDHJ02 chromosome 12, ASM1229523v2, whole genome shotgun sequence genome has a window encoding:
- the LOC140990383 gene encoding subtilisin-like protease SBT4.13, producing the protein MARMHSLILSYLLLALCVLGRMICCRASDQQRKVYIVYMGNHGEKEQSYSTDHLNMLQEVVDTRFLDRSLVRSYTRSFNGFAAYLTHEEREKLARKEEVVSIFPSRTFRTQTTRSWDFMGFPEKVHRNPTVESDTIIGVIDTGIWPESESFSDKGFSHPPRKWKGACKGGENFTCNNKIIGARFYAPPLMVPSYKTTRDIEGHGSHTASIAAGNYVKGTSFYGFADGTARGGVPSARIAAYKVCYPDLGCASEDILAAFDDAIADGVDIITVSLGGTQPVGLEDDVVAIGSLHAFQKGILVVQSAGNGGSQSKVSSTVPWIFTAAASTTDRGIITKVVLGNGTIITGKSVNPFDLKGHKFPLAYGDEVASSQCVGESVQICRIDCLDRNEVKGKVVLCSEYSGMQEVNRAGAVGSVVQSQKFPDIASVVPFPASGLSIPRFSDLLRYFNATKNHTLDILKSEVVKNLDAPSVASFSSRGPSVLFPNILKPDVTAPGVEIIAAYSPVSSPSVYPEDKRSVKYNILSGTSMSCPHVTGAAAYVRSFHPDWSPSAIKSALMTTAWRMNAKKDPMAELSYGTGHIDPVKAANPGLIYEILTDDYVKFLCGSGYDESTLSKIFGVRVQCPGKNSTTGDLNYPAMAFKVTASGSKKTTPFTAKFNRTVTNKGSANSTYKAIISKRSYYNITVNPSILKFSALNQKQSFSVSISGKIRDKTVLSASLEWSDGVHNVRSPIVVYTDNI; encoded by the exons ATGGCTCGGATGCATTCTCTCATACTTTCCTACCTTTTACTTGCTCTGTGTGTTTTGGGTCGGATGATCTGTTGTCGCGCTTCGGACCAACAAAGGAAGGTTTATATAGTGTACATGGGAAATCATGGTGAAAAGGAACAATCATATTCGACGGACCACTTGAACATGCTTCAAGAAGTTGTGGACACCAG GTTCCTAGATCGATCATTGGTCAGAAGTTATACGAGGAGTTTCAATGGATTTGCTGCCTATCTCACACATGAAGAGCGGGAAAAGTTAGCAA GGAAAGAAGAAGTAGTATCAATTTTTCCAAGTAGGACTTTTCGAACACAAACAACAAGATCATGGGATTTCATGGGATTCCCTGAAAAAGTTCATCGAAATCCCACGGTCGAGAGCGACACCATCATTGGAGTCATTGACACCGGAATATGGCCAGAATCAGAGAGTTTTAGCGACAAGGGCTTCAGCCATCCTCCAAGGAAATGGAAAGGAGCGTGTAAAGGAGGAGAAAACTTCACTTGCAATAA CAAAATAATCGGAGCCCGCTTCTATGCCCCTCCTCTTATGGTGCCAAGTTATAAGACGACGAGGGATATAGAAGGCCACGGATCTCATACAGCATCGATAGCAGCTGGAAACTATGTAAAAGGTACCAGTTTTTATGGCTTCGCTGACGGTACCGCGAGAGGAGGGGTACCATCAGCAAGAATCGCCGCATATAAAGTTTGCTACCCCGACTTAGGATGCGCATCTGAAGATATATTAGCTGCTTTCGACGACGCCATAGCTGATGGAGTTGATATCATAACCGTCTCTCTTGGAGGCACTCAGCCAGTTGGATTGGAAGATGATGTGGTTGCGATTGGGTCACTTCATGCTTTCCAAAAGGGCATTTTAGTTGTACAATCAGCAGGGAACGGTGGGTCTCAATCAAAGGTTTCAAGCACCGTTCCATGGATTTTCACGGCTGCAGCTAGCACTACTGATAGGGGTATCATCACCAAAGTTGTTCTTGGGAATGGAACTATAATTACG GGAAAATCGGTCAATCCTTTCGACTTGAAAGGGCATAAATTTCCCTTAGCATATGGTGATGAAGTGGCGAGCAGTCAATGCGTAGGAGAGAGTGTTCA GATCTGTCGTATTGACTGTTTAGATAGAAATGAAGTAAAAGGCAAGGTCGTACTTTGCAGCGAATACAGTGGCATGCAAGAAGTCAACAGGGCTGGAGCAGTCGGTTCGGTCGTGCAGTCTCAAAAGTTTCCAGATATTGCATCTGTCGTTCCATTTCCAGCTTCTGGTCTAAGTATACCTCGCTTCAGTGACTTGCTAAGATACTTCAATGCCACGAA AAATCATACCCTGGACATACTCAAGAGTGAAGTAGTGAAAAATCTTGATGCCCCTTCGGTTGCTTCATTTTCTTCTAGAGGCCCAAGCGTCCTTTTTCCAAATATCTTGAAG CCAGATGTAACAGCCCCTGGAGTTGAAATCATAGCAGCATATTCACCTGTGAGTTCACCTTCAGTTTACCCCGAAGATAAGCGATCcgtgaaatataatatattatctgGGACATCGATGTCTTGCCCTCATGTCACCGGTGCAGCTGCCTATGTTAGATCATTTCACCCCGATTGGTCACCTTCTGCGATCAAATCAGCTCTCATGACAACGG CATGGAGAATGAATGCCAAAAAGGATCCAATGGCTGAATTATCTTACGGAACAGGCCATATCGATCCAGTCAAAGCTGCTAATCCTGGTCTCATCTACGAGATTTTAACTGATGATTATGTCAAATTCCTATGCGGCTCCGGCTATGACGAGTCAACccttagtaaaatatttggagtacgTGTCCAATGTCCAGGCAAGAATTCAACAACCGGCGATCTGAACTACCCTGCAATGGCTTTTAAAGTTACAGCCAGTGGAAGTAAAAAGACTACACCATTCACAGCAAAATTCAACAGAACGGTTACTAATAAAGGATCCGCAAATTCGACATACAAGGCAATTATCAGTAAAAGATCATATTATAACATCACCGTGAATCCTAGCATCCTTAAATTTTCCGCACTGAACCAAAAGCAATCGTTTTCCGTGAGTATTAGTGGGAAGATACGTGATAAGACAGTGTTGTCTGCATCATTGGAGTGGTCTGATGGCGTTCATAACGTCAGGAGCCCAATtgttgtgtatacagataacATTTAG